CTCATCAACGCCAACAACCGCATCCGCGAGAAGAACGGCCAGCTCCGCCTGTGCAACATTCGCCGGCAGATCATGGAGGTCTTCACGATCACCAAGCTCGACACGCTCTTCAAGATCTTCCCCGATCGCCCCAGCGCCCGCGAGAGCTTCGACAAGCACCGTTCGGCCTGAGCCCGTCTGCGTTTTCTGCTGTTTCCCTGCTGCTTCCCTGCTGCTTGACCTTCTCTCCATGTCGCCCACGAACCACGGTCTACGGGTGCCGCCGCCGGAGGAGGAGAAGCTGTCGTTCGTCATCCCGAGCGACCTGAACCAAGGCAGGCAGGTGCAGGACGCGATCCTCGACGCCTGCCGCCGCAAGGGTTTCGGGGAAGACGCCTACTTCGCGGTCAAGCTCGCCCTCGACGAGGCGGTCACCAACGCCATCAAGCACGGCAACAAGCTCGACCCGGCCAAGAGCGTCGCCGTCAAGGCGACGGTGACCGCCGATCGAGTTGACCTCGAGATTCGCGACGAGGGCCCGGGCTTCGACCCGAACCGCGTGCCCGATCCGACTTTGGACGAAAACCTGGGAAAATGCAGCGGTCGAGGGCTTCTGCTCATCGAGGCCTACATGTCCGACGTCGACTGGAGCAAGGACGGCCGGACCATCTTCATGTCCAAGGCCAACCGCTCCGAGCAGCCGAGCTTGCCCAAGACCGGCTGACCTTACAGGCCGGCGCTGCGGGGGTTGAGGAACCAGTTGTCGTGACCGGGGACGATCAGGTCCGCGATCTCGTAGACCTCCCGCAGGGCCTCACCCGCGGCCTCGGTGTCGTATGCGTCGGGAAGCACCTGCGCCGCGAGCAGATGGTCCCGCGAAGGCACGGCATCGCCGGCGATCAGGGTGGTCTGGGCGGGTTCGGCGACGAGGAGGCCGCACAGTCCCGGCGTGTAACCCGCCAGCGGGAAGAGGTCAACGTTGGGTACCAGGCGATCCTCCTCGGCGACCGCCACACGCTCAAGAAGTGCCAGCTCAGCACCCACGGTTGACCGAACTTCGTCGTCATCCGCCCGCTCGACCAGTTCCGTCAGGTGCCGCTCGACCGCCGACTGTTCGGCCTCGTGGATCAGCCACTTCGCCCCCGCGAAGGCGGCGAGTCCGGCGCGGTGGGCTGGGCGAAAGCTGGTGAGGAAGATGACGTCGATTTCGTCCGCGCGAAGGCCCGTCCGCTCGAACAGCCGCGCCTCCAGCGCCGGTCCCGGCAGGCCGGGGTCGACCAGAATTCTCCGCTCGCGTTCTCCGGCGGCGGAACCTTCGACGCTCGCGCGGATGAGGGTCGTGGTGGCATGCGGCGTGCGGACCGGCGTCTTCTCGCCCCAGATCCGGTTGCGTCCGAGCGTGCCAATGCTGACGATGTCGACTCGAATGGCCATGGCAGCGCACCGTAGCCCGATTCTCGCGACGCTCGCACTTCTGCTCGTCGCAACCCTTGCCGGCTGCTCCGGCAGCAAGCCGTACGAGTCCAAGCCCTGGACCGGCGGACCCGACAGCGGCGAGGTCCTGATCTCGCCGCGATTCGCCGTCTACTCCACGCTTCGCGACCAAGGCCAGAAGCAGGCCGTGATCGAGACGCTCGAACGATCTCTCGTCCGGTACGACCAACTCGCACCGCTGCCCGAGCCCGACGCGTCACGCCGTGAGGCCTACGTCTTCGGTTTCCGGGAAGAATGGGCAGACCACACACGCCAGACTCAAGGCCCGCGCGCCGCGCTCTACCTCAACATCGATCGCGGCGGCTTCGCCGATGCCGGGAAGTTCTCCACGTTTTTCAGCGGCAGCGTCGCGTCGATGCTCGCGACTGTGCGGCACGAAGGCTTCCACCAGCACCTCGCGCTCGGCTTTAAACGACGTCCGCCGCCATTTCTTGAAGAGGGTCTGGCCACGCTGTTCGAGCAGGGCTTTGAGAATGGCGACGTCACCAAGCCCAGGTCCAACTTTCGCCGGCTCAACGAGCTGCGCGAAGGCGTCCGCCGGCAACGCACCTGGCCGCTGTCGCGTCTGCTGACCATGCACGCCGGCCACGTCGTCGGGGCCAACGACCACCGGCAAGTCGGCACGTTCTACGCCCAGGCGTGGGCACTGGCGTGTTTCGTCGTCAGTGACCCGAAATACCGGGAAAAGACGCCCGATCTGATGGCCGCATACGCAGCCGGGCGCGCATCGAGCGACCCGCGTCTGGCCTTTGCCCGCAACTACGGCGTGTCGTTCGAACAGATCGCCGCCGACTACGAACTTTTCGTCTACGAGATGATCCGCACCGATGCCGATTGACCTGCGGTGGTTCCTTGCCTTCGTCGCGCTTGCCACGTCGAGCCTCCTCGCGACGGGCGACGAGCCACGGCTGCAGAAGCTGACGGACGCGGTGCCCTTCCCACGTGGCCTCGCACTCGCCGACCCGGACGGGGACGGACGCGACATGCTCTACGTCCTGTCCCGCGGCCGAAGTCGAGGCGACGGCGGGGCGGATGCCACCCTCGACGACCGGGCCGGCACGCTGTGGGAAGTCGATCCGATCACTGGAAGAGCGACCGTTTTCGCCGAGCCGACCGATCCGCCGTTTCGCCTGCTCGACCGGACGCTGGACCGCGCGATCGACGACGACGAGACCGATCGGCCGTACTGCGTGCTGCGGTGGGACGAGCGGACGC
The nucleotide sequence above comes from Planctomycetota bacterium. Encoded proteins:
- a CDS encoding ATP-binding protein is translated as MSPTNHGLRVPPPEEEKLSFVIPSDLNQGRQVQDAILDACRRKGFGEDAYFAVKLALDEAVTNAIKHGNKLDPAKSVAVKATVTADRVDLEIRDEGPGFDPNRVPDPTLDENLGKCSGRGLLLIEAYMSDVDWSKDGRTIFMSKANRSEQPSLPKTG
- a CDS encoding MBL fold metallo-hydrolase produces the protein MAIRVDIVSIGTLGRNRIWGEKTPVRTPHATTTLIRASVEGSAAGERERRILVDPGLPGPALEARLFERTGLRADEIDVIFLTSFRPAHRAGLAAFAGAKWLIHEAEQSAVERHLTELVERADDDEVRSTVGAELALLERVAVAEEDRLVPNVDLFPLAGYTPGLCGLLVAEPAQTTLIAGDAVPSRDHLLAAQVLPDAYDTEAAGEALREVYEIADLIVPGHDNWFLNPRSAGL
- a CDS encoding DUF1570 domain-containing protein, translating into MAAHRSPILATLALLLVATLAGCSGSKPYESKPWTGGPDSGEVLISPRFAVYSTLRDQGQKQAVIETLERSLVRYDQLAPLPEPDASRREAYVFGFREEWADHTRQTQGPRAALYLNIDRGGFADAGKFSTFFSGSVASMLATVRHEGFHQHLALGFKRRPPPFLEEGLATLFEQGFENGDVTKPRSNFRRLNELREGVRRQRTWPLSRLLTMHAGHVVGANDHRQVGTFYAQAWALACFVVSDPKYREKTPDLMAAYAAGRASSDPRLAFARNYGVSFEQIAADYELFVYEMIRTDAD